In Pan troglodytes isolate AG18354 chromosome 5, NHGRI_mPanTro3-v2.0_pri, whole genome shotgun sequence, the sequence AAAGTTTTGAATTGAATCAGAAGGGAATTGGAGGCCTCCAGACTAAGCATTTAGACACTTGAGGGGAATATTGACAACTGGGCCTCGGGAAGATTATTCTGGAAGATATCTTTACAATTACAAGATTGGAGCCTTTGGGGGAGGGATGATGTTTACGGGAGGATGGTAtgtgtgctggtgtgtgtgtgtgtgtggctcttGGACCCAACCTGACCACCTACTATCTAGAAGGTGAAGGACAACTAGAAAGTTTTGCTCAATTCCATCTTCTGCCACCACCAGAATGCCACCTCCCTGAGGGAAAAGGTTTTTGATCCTCAGTCAGGATTCTCAGCACCTCTTATCCGATAGCTTTGGAATGAATGACAAGGCCTTCATAACAGCCACTGCAACTGCTGTCTCCTTTCCTTTGCTACCCCTCCCGCTCCAGCCATGCCTGCTTCCCCCAAGCCCTCCTGCGCTCCAGGCCCAACCTCCAAAGCCAGCAACTTGAACAGGAGTCCTCTGGCTTTGGAAAGGGGGCGGCTTATGTTTTCCTCCTCATGTTTCCTCCCCAGCAAAATTGCCCTCTACATAGAGAGGCCTCTCCTTGTGGACACCAGCAAAGCCACCGACCTCGGTGACAAACCCCAGGGAATCTCCCCAAGGAATCtcaaagcgagagagagagacagagagagagagagagagagagagagagagagaggagagagagtcttgctttcgaacaaagaaaaaggaaataaaaagacccGATAATCTCAAAAGGTTATTTGCTGCTTGAAATTTGTGATTCGGTGTATTCTACCCAGCAACTGCTGAGAAATAAGGTTCGACACCATTGGCTGGTTCACTCACACCCGGCCAATCCTGGGCTCTAAAATACTTAGGGAAATCTTGGGACTGTGGAAGCCCAGGAGACCAGATTTCGTTTCCTGCATCTCCAAACATGGCGACCTAGGAGAAAGGGAAGTAcaattttttctcctcttttgggAAGGTTTGTGTCTAGTAGTGCCTGTGCCCCTGGGCAGATTGGAGAGAAGAGGGACGACTGGAGAATCGTCGAGAACCAgcggagaaaagaaaaagcaacgtTAATTCTAGAAGGTAGGAAACGGAGGGGAGGCGCTACAGCTCCGGGGTGGGCACAGTAGGTGGGGGAAGCGGGGTCTGCTGTGGACACGAGACGGGGTCCTGGGACAGGGAAAGCCCACCGGTGGGGAGGCGCGGCCTCGCCTGTCTTTGCCTCAGGCTGCCCGGCGTGGGTCGCGGGGAGGAGGAAGTGAAGGGAGGAGGGTGTGGTAGAATCCAGCGACAACTGAAGAAACTGCATTCTGGCCAGAGAAGTGAGCCGAGGAGGGCGGAAAAAGGCCCCCTTGATCTTGGCGTTGATGGCTTACTTCATGGAATGTTTAAGGAATCCCTCTCTCAGGAGATGCCTGAGCCTTCGGATGCAGGGGACTCCCTGAAGTTGGGGCACTGATGAGACCTACTTGAGTGACGGGAGAGGTTGGGCCCGACCAGCACTGAGGTGCCAAGACTCCTAGGCTGATTCTCCTCTGTAACCCTAGGCCTCCTGTCCCTGCCTGCTCTGGGTGCTCATGGAATCAGCTGCTGCCCTGCACTTCTCCCGGCCAgcctccctcctgctcctcctcctcctcctcctcagcctgtgTGCACTGGTCTCAGGTAGGGATGTGTGTCACTTGCTGCTGTCACCTATCAGAAAGGAACATCACCCCTGTAGTCtgcaaagggaaagaaagaaggactgTGGAGTTGTTGACTTACCCTTTCATTCTGAACATGTTCATTGAATTTATACCAGCACTGTCCAAAAGAAATACAGTGAGGCACAAAGGCCAAGCGCATGTACAAttgcaaattttcaaaaaaaattaaattttactttttattttaaaaagtaaaaagaaacatgaaataaatttgtatacTATATTTTGTTTCGCCCCAAATAAtcaaatatgaatatttaaatacttaGTTAATATACCATATTACCAATGAGATAGtcaacattttgaaattttaaatcttcataatcctatgtgtattttacacttacagctcATTTCAGTTGGGACTAGCTAGTGGATATGTGTCCTATTGCACGGCTCAAGTTTACAGTACACTCAGGCACAGCACTAGATTGGGAAATCGAGGAAAAACCCCTCAAGGGCACAGGGTGGACAGAGGGTGCTCAGGGCAGGTTCCTCAGGGTTTCCTTCATGAAGCAGAAGCACACTTTATAGTTACTGCTCCCAGGGGTGCTGTCGACTAGCCACAGCTACTGGTCCCCAGATTTCTCAGCCCAAAGAGACCCTATGGCCATGGAAAAAATATGTTTGTCCCTAGAATATCTGCTTCCTTTCTTGCCTTACAGATGTGATGGCTGGTGTCTTTGTCTGACTCTACCCCTTTGTTGAACAGCCCAGTTTATTGTCGTGGGGCCCACTGATCCCATCTTGGCCACGGTTGGAGAAAACACTAcgttacactgccatctgtcacCCGAGAAAAATGCTGAGGACATGGAGGTGCGGTGGTTCCGGTCTCAGTTCTCCCCCGCAGTGTTTGTGTATAAAGGTGGCAGAGAGAGAACGGAGGAGCAGATGGAGGAGTACCGAGGAAGAACCACCTTTGTGAGCAAAGACATCAGCAGGGGCAGCGTGGCCCTGGTCATACACAACATCACAGCCCAGGAAAACGGCACCTACCGCTGTTACTTCCAAGAAGGCAGGTCCTACGATGAGGCCATCCTGCACCTTGTAGTGGCAGGTGCGTCGCTTCATTTTGCTTTGTTACTTTGGCACAGTGTGACTTTGGGGAAAGTTTCTCTCCTAACGTCAGGCCCATTGCAGACCAGCAAATTTTTGTCTGGACTCCCCTTTCCACAGGGAGATTCCACAGGGACACTCTCCCTGTGGAAACGGAATTCCAGGGAAAAATCCTTCCTCCTGCACAAGGGACACATGAGTGGGTTTGCCCTGCTAAGCCAAGGGCTTCACTTCTTGAGAAGCACATGCAGAATTCAGCTGAGGCCGTGAGCAGGGGAAAATGGTCAGTCTTGGAAGAGAAGTCTTATACCTGCCTTAGCATTGAACTGTGCacttcttttgggttttttttttctttttgagacagagtcttgctctgttgtacCCTCGCtggcacgatcttgtctcactgcaacctctgcctcccaggttgcaCTTCTGAGAGTGAGAGGAGACACTGTCAATAATTGTTCCAAGACAACTGGAATAAACTGATTACCCAGAGAACTACAACATATCAAATCTTATTTCTTGATAAATATTAATCTTTACTTCGTCTTTCCCAAAATGCTGATTGCAGAGAGAGGGACTTATTGTAAATAGATGGTTTTATTAAACCAAGACGAAATACAGAAGCAAAATTATATATAGTTCCTGCTAACTCCATAGAGAAAGACTACAAATTTCGCTGGGAGGTAATAGGGAAGCCTTCcacataaaaatgcatttaaactgggatttctaggaatttgttaaAATGACATTAAGTGATTACTTCAGTTTTGGGGTTAGTGTATTATgctttaaaagatatatttgggccgggcgtggtggctcatacctgtaatacgagcactttgggaggcagaggcaggtggattacttgaggccaggagttcgagaccagcctggccaacatggtgcaaccccatctccactaaaaatacaaaaacattagccaggctttgtggagtgtgcctgtaatctgagcttcttgggagcctgaggcacaagaattgcttgaacccaggaggcagaggttgcccgGAGCCGAGATCTTAccacatcactccagcctgggcgacagagcaagactctgtatcaaaaattaaacaacaacaaaaaagatatatttgaGGACTGAAAAAGCCTTTAAGGTGCAGGATAATCTGTGGTGGCATTTCACTCTATCAGACCAGACAGAGGAGGTGAGGACTAGGGAATTGGGTCTTTCCCTGGGGGCCTCAAATCATAACAGGTAGGAGACCCCATCTTTGCTACACACAAAGGCAACCTTGCATCTGATTAAAGCAGAATATCATGGAAGGAGGGTTTCTTGACCCTGCATCATGactgtgttcatagcagcactccAGGGTTGACCAGTTATGGTTTCTGCGCGGCAGGAATCTGCCATTCTTTGCCTATAAAACTGACACTGGCCTGGCCTTTCCCACTCTGAATTGGATTGCTtaggactttttgtttgtttgttcattgtaTTCTCTTTGTTAGGTTGGTTGGTGGCTGATTTTGCCCTTAAATCTATTTTGTCATGCTTGCCTGTATTGAACCTCATAGAATGTTTTGAAGAATTTCGTTTTCCAATTTGCTGagttattttaattcttattccACTGAGCCTTTAAATGTACAAGTAGTTTTATCTCTTGATAAAAATTAAAGTGACCCTGGGCCGagtgcagtgattcatgcctgtaatcctagcattttgggaggccaaggcgggtgggtcacccaaggtcaggagctggagaccagcctggccaacatggtgaaaccccatctttactaaaactacaaaaagtatccaggcatggtggcacatgcctgtagtcccagctacttgggaggctgaggccagagaatcacttgaattcaggtggcctaggttgcaatgagctgagatcctacCATTTCACTCTagcctaggctacagagcaagactctgtctaaaaaataaataaataaataaataaaaataagcctgggcaacatggcaaaatccagtctctacaaaaagatacaaaaaaaaagtagctgggcatggtggcacatgcctgtagtctcagctacttgggaggctgaggtgggaggatcacctgaccctcagaagtcgaggatgcagtgagccatgatcatgcttctgcactccagcccaggcgatagagtgagactgtgtcaaaaaaaaaaatttttttttaattaaattgagCCAAAGCACCAGACTTAAGTTATTGATTTAATTTCCTGTCTTTGGTAAAATTCTTTGGGAGACTTTACAAAGGAATTACTCAGAAGAAGTTTAGATGGTCACACATGGCCGAAAGGTCTCCCAGGACCACGCTTTTGCAGCTGTTTCATACCTGGTGTTTACTCTTAAGGAAGATTCATTTAAAGATGGATTGTAGTTAGGGTGAGTCTAGTTTCTTAGGATTTTTGGTGATGATCTCTGATATTGAAAAAGTGGTATGGTTATCTTAGTCCCTGGATCATCCAGATCTTTCTAATAAGTTGATGTTCTCCAAGTACTATAAGAAAatcacccagcctgggcaacatgttagCCAAGAATGGTGgaaaatgcctgtaatcctagctagttgggagactgaagcaggaggatctcttgagcccaggagtacaaggcacagtgagctatgattttgccactgcactccaacctggacagcAGAGCtaaaaccctgtccctaaaacaacaaaagcaatactGCCTAATGGATGGAGCCTCTGGGAGGTAAACAGTGTGAATTAGGATTACAGTTGGATTTGCAGGCTAGATCTGTCAAGTCTCCTAAAAACCATCACCTCCTATGGGTGGTAGAAAGCGGTGGTTATGTGAAGTTCTGAACTAGACAGAAGGGTCAATGTCTTTGGATCAAAAGGTTTCTTAGGATTCTGCCCGCCTGGCAGACTTTCGTCCTTCTCGTTATTATTCTAGAGCTTCTGGAAGCTGAGGTCTACTGAGAAGTCGTCCCAGAAGCAGAAAGTGAAATCCAAAACCTGCCTGTTTGAAGTTGGAGTCGACACACCCATCTCAAAGTGAGAAAATTAGTCTGGCAGGATAAATTGAACAAGCATTTATGGCAGACAGATAGATGCTTGGTGCTGTGATGGGGCCTATAGGTGGACCGCAAAGAAAAGGGTGCAATGGGATCCTTTCCTCTTAGAGAGCTCACAGTTTATGTGGCCCATTGGCCTGCTGGTGTTCTCCAACATCaatgttctttcttccttaccctcatcctttttttcttccttcctatttCTTGCTTCCTATCTCCCTCTTTTTTACCTTTACTTTCCAGCTTCACAGAAGAGATGCAAAAGGCACTGACTTTTGCCTGAACCCTGATATCTCTCCACAGGACTGGGCTCTAAGCCCCTCATTTCAATGAGGGGCCATGAAGACGGGGGCATCCGGCTGGAGTGCATATCTAGAGGGTGGTACCCAAAGCCCCTCACAGTGTGGAGGGACCCCTACGGTGGGGTTGTGCCTGCCCTGAAGGAGGTCTCCATGCCTGATGCAGACGGCCTCTTCATGGTCACCACGGCTGTGATCATCAGAGACAAGTCTGTGAGGAACATGTCCTGCTCTATCAACAACACCCTGCTCGGCCAGAAGAAAGAAAGTGTCATTTTTATTCCAGGTTAGTTCTCTGCCCTCTGAGACTCGTCGAGTGCATGGGGGATCCTCAGCACACAGATGGAGCCCAGAACGGGGATGGGGGCAGCAGTGTGGGTGAAATGGTCCTGGGCCCTAAGGACCTGGAGGCTGCAGCTGAGCTGAAGCCTTTCCGCTTCTCACAAAAGGAGAATCAAAGTGTCCCAAAACTCAGGAGTAGGAGCCTCTTCTCTGAGGGTAaacctgtttttgttgttgttgttgttgttgttgttgtttttcccccCGATAAGGTCCTTACActgctgcaattttttttttaagacaagttcttgctctgtcacacaggctagcatgcagtggcacaatcttggctcactgcaacctcctcctcccaggttcaagcaattctcatacctcagcctcccgaaggctaggactacaggcacacgccaccacacccggctaatttttgtatttttagtagagatggggatttcaccttgttgaccaggctgttctcgaactcctgacctcaagtgatccacctgcctcagccttccaaagtgctaggattacaggcgtgagccaccatacccggccagcAATTTTTAGACATTGAAAACAACCATAACACATGGAGGGTGGTGTGGATAAGTGACTCTCTACACTTGGTGTTCCTGTATGCTGTAGCCATCCCTTCCTGTGCAGGGGATTTTCCACAGGACAGAGCTGTGGAAATTCCTTATAGACACACACtcataattcattcaacaaatggtcAAGAAGCATGTCGTATGTTCAAAACACTGTTCTACCAAGGGTAAATCATTGAACAAATTATATTAAGAACTGTTCCCTCAAAAAGTGATTAGTTAACCATATATTCTATCAGATGGTGGTGAACATCTATAGGAAACATTAAGCAAGGAAGGAATAAAGAGGCAATGTGAGACATTGCAATTCTTAACAGAATGGTCAGGGAAGACTTCACTGTAAAGATGGGAATTGAGCCATCCCGTCTGATGGCAAGGAGTCATCAGATGCTTAAGGACTGAGCAACCCAGCTACAGGAAGAGCATATGCAAAGGGCCTGGGGAAGGAACATCTCTGGCAGTTTCCAGGACCCCCAGAAGGTGATGCTGGTGTGGCTGAAATGGAGTGAGTGCAGGAAGTGAAAGGAGATGAATTCACAGAGGCAATGAAAACACATTAAACATGGCATTGTAAGCCACAAACAGTCTTTGGTTTTTAGGGCGAGTGACGTGGAAAGCGTTGGAAGGTTTTGAGCTAAGAAGTATCATGATCACACTAGGGCTGGTCTGTTGAAAATAGACTACAGAAGGTAAGGGCAGAATAAGAAGGAGGGCACCGCAGTATTCCAGGCGTGAGTGATGGTAGCTTGAGGCAGGGTGGTGGCTGTGCCGACTCAGTATGACGGGTTAGCTTTATTCATCCTGGTCCTTCCCATGGTGACTGGTTTGCTACCTCTGGGCCTTGGCCCTGGAAGCCACTGAGGTGTCAGCCAGGTGCGAGCCAGCATCACTTTCTCCATCTGAGTTTTCTGAGGGAGAAAGCAAGAGAGCAGGTGGCTGAGGAGCTCTTCAAGTGTGCTCCTAGGGGCACTCTTACCCCAGATGTTCTGTTTCAAACTAAGTGGACATTTCTGGCTGCCTTTTCAGAATCCTTTATGCCCAGTGTGTCTCCCTGTGCAGTGGCCCTGCCTATCATTGTGGTTATTCTGATGATACCCATTGCCATATGCATCTATTGGATCAACAaactccaaaagg encodes:
- the BTN2A1 gene encoding butyrophilin subfamily 2 member A1 isoform X4, whose protein sequence is MESAAALHFSRPASLLLLLLLLLSLCALVSAQFIVVGPTDPILATVGENTTLHCHLSPEKNAEDMEVRWFRSQFSPAVFVYKGGRERTEEQMEEYRGRTTFVSKDISRGSVALVIHNITAQENGTYRCYFQEGRSYDEAILHLVVAGLGSKPLISMRGHEDGGIRLECISRGWYPKPLTVWRDPYGGVVPALKEVSMPDADGLFMVTTAVIIRDKSVRNMSCSINNTLLGQKKESVIFIPESFMPSVSPCAVALPIIVVILMIPIAICIYWINKLQKEKKILSGEKEFERETREIAVKELEKERVQKEEELQVKEKLQEELRWRRTFLHAELQFFSN
- the BTN2A1 gene encoding butyrophilin subfamily 2 member A1 isoform X1 gives rise to the protein MESAAALHFSRPASLLLLLLLLLSLCALVSAQFIVVGPTDPILATVGENTTLHCHLSPEKNAEDMEVRWFRSQFSPAVFVYKGGRERTEEQMEEYRGRTTFVSKDISRGSVALVIHNITAQENGTYRCYFQEGRSYDEAILHLVVAGLGSKPLISMRGHEDGGIRLECISRGWYPKPLTVWRDPYGGVVPALKEVSMPDADGLFMVTTAVIIRDKSVRNMSCSINNTLLGQKKESVIFIPESFMPSVSPCAVALPIIVVILMIPIAICIYWINKLQKEKKILSGEKEFERETREIAVKELEKERVQKEEELQVKEKLQEELRWRRTFLHAVDVVLDPDTAHPDLFLSEDRRSVRRCPFRHLEESVPDNPERFDSQPCVLGRESFASGKHYWEVEVENVIEWTVGVCRDSVERKGEVLLIPQNGFWTLEMHKGQYRAVSSPDRILPLKESLCRVGVFLDYEAGDVSFYNMRDRSHIYTCPRSAFSVPVRPFFRLGCEDSPIFICPALAGANGVTVPEEGLTLHRVGTHQSL